The Mycobacterium seoulense genome has a window encoding:
- a CDS encoding GlxA family transcriptional regulator → MCYVAGAEARSRVVVIVVFDDVTLLDVAGAGEVFVEANRFGADYRLKIASVDGRDVTTSIGTRLGVSDRIAAIDSADTVLVAGSDHLPGRPIDPALVEAVGSLSARSRRMASICTGSFILAQAGLLSGRRATTHWHDARLLARAFRDVTVEPDAIFVRDGDVFTSAGISSGIDLALALVEMDHGTQLVRDVARWLVVYLKRAGGQSQFSVLVEADPPPQSPLRAVIDAVAANPAADHSVASLAARASLSTRQLTRLFQSELGMSPARYVELVRVDFARGALESGRSVTETAGMAGFGSIETLRRVFVNHLGISPKAYRERFRTAYA, encoded by the coding sequence ATGTGTTACGTGGCCGGAGCCGAAGCGCGTTCGCGGGTGGTGGTGATCGTCGTCTTCGACGACGTGACCCTGTTGGACGTCGCCGGGGCCGGCGAAGTCTTCGTCGAAGCCAACCGGTTCGGCGCCGACTACCGGCTCAAGATCGCGTCGGTGGACGGTCGGGACGTGACCACCTCGATCGGGACTCGATTGGGTGTCAGCGACCGCATCGCGGCGATCGATTCGGCCGACACCGTCCTGGTCGCCGGCAGCGACCACCTGCCCGGGCGGCCGATCGACCCCGCGCTCGTCGAGGCGGTCGGATCGTTGTCGGCGCGGTCCCGGCGGATGGCCTCCATCTGCACGGGGTCGTTCATCCTCGCCCAGGCCGGCCTGCTCAGCGGCCGGCGCGCCACCACGCACTGGCACGATGCCCGGCTGCTGGCCCGCGCCTTCCGCGATGTCACCGTCGAGCCGGACGCGATCTTCGTCCGCGACGGCGACGTCTTCACCTCGGCCGGGATTTCGTCGGGCATCGACCTGGCGCTGGCGTTGGTCGAGATGGATCACGGGACGCAACTGGTCCGCGACGTGGCCCGCTGGCTGGTCGTCTACCTCAAACGCGCTGGGGGCCAATCGCAATTCTCGGTACTGGTCGAGGCCGATCCGCCGCCACAGTCGCCGCTGCGCGCGGTCATCGATGCGGTGGCGGCCAACCCGGCCGCCGATCACAGCGTGGCGTCGCTTGCAGCCCGCGCGTCACTGAGCACCCGTCAGCTGACCCGGCTCTTCCAATCCGAGCTCGGCATGAGTCCGGCGCGCTATGTCGAACTGGTTCGCGTCGACTTCGCCCGTGGCGCACTCGAATCCGGCCGCTCCGTCACCGAGACGGCGGGCATGGCAGGCTTCGGCAGCATCGAAACGCTGAGACGGGTGTTCGTCAACCACCTGGGCATCAGCCCGAAGGCCTATCGGGAGAGGTTCCGGACGGCCTACGCCTGA
- a CDS encoding HD domain-containing protein, giving the protein MTSSSIESIAGIQIPDTALVREATDFIRDAEDDLLFNHSRRVFLFGALRGLRRGMQPDLELLYVAAMFHDLGLTGRYRTSTVRFEVDGADAARDFLTARGVDRADADKVWLGIALHTTPGVPEFLAPEVALLQAGVEVDVVGVGRDDLAPDALAAVTAAHPRPDFKNRILAAFNDGMKHRPQTTAGTMNADVLAHFDPAFERVDFVDKILHNSWPE; this is encoded by the coding sequence ATGACCAGCAGCTCGATCGAAAGCATCGCCGGCATCCAGATCCCCGATACCGCGCTGGTGCGCGAGGCCACCGATTTCATCCGCGACGCCGAGGACGACCTGCTGTTCAACCACTCGCGCCGGGTATTTCTCTTCGGTGCGCTGCGGGGCCTGCGCCGCGGAATGCAGCCGGATCTCGAGCTGCTCTACGTCGCCGCGATGTTCCACGACCTCGGGCTCACCGGGCGCTACCGCACCTCGACCGTCCGCTTCGAGGTCGACGGCGCCGACGCGGCCCGCGACTTCCTGACGGCGCGCGGGGTCGACCGGGCCGACGCGGACAAGGTGTGGCTCGGGATCGCCCTGCACACCACCCCCGGCGTTCCCGAGTTCCTCGCACCCGAAGTCGCCCTGCTGCAGGCCGGGGTGGAAGTCGACGTGGTCGGCGTGGGCCGCGACGATCTGGCTCCCGACGCCCTCGCGGCGGTGACCGCCGCCCACCCGCGGCCCGATTTCAAGAACCGCATCCTGGCGGCGTTCAACGACGGCATGAAGCACCGTCCGCAGACCACCGCCGGCACCATGAACGCCGACGTGCTGGCGCACTTCGATCCGGCCTTCGAGCGCGTCGACTTCGTCGACAAGATCCTCCACAACAGCTGGCCGGAGTAG
- a CDS encoding nitroreductase family protein: MDLYEALYTTRMMRRLRPDPIPLETQARILDAAVRAPNGGNTQRWHFVAVDDRELIREFAELFRQARAIEYEKYRTGAGPMAAPAPGADPAAHAETMRRMQGSGNYLADHFEEIPLLLFVFAIDDLGGANIYPAIWSALLAARAEGVGGVMTMVLRNFEDKVNELLGVPVGQGWKMSAMLALGYPRGRWGVAANRRPVHEVSSRNHWGKPFGVEVPQPLWSPRETAGLAAAG, from the coding sequence ATGGATCTCTATGAAGCGCTGTACACCACCAGGATGATGCGCCGGCTGCGGCCGGACCCGATTCCGCTGGAGACGCAGGCTCGCATCCTCGACGCGGCCGTGCGCGCCCCCAACGGCGGCAACACCCAGCGCTGGCACTTCGTGGCGGTGGACGATCGCGAACTCATCCGCGAGTTCGCCGAACTGTTCCGTCAGGCCCGCGCCATCGAATACGAGAAATACCGCACCGGGGCGGGGCCGATGGCGGCGCCGGCGCCGGGTGCCGACCCGGCCGCGCATGCCGAAACGATGCGCCGCATGCAGGGCTCGGGGAACTACCTGGCCGACCATTTCGAGGAAATCCCGCTGTTGCTCTTCGTCTTCGCGATCGACGACCTCGGCGGCGCCAACATCTACCCCGCGATCTGGAGCGCGTTGCTCGCCGCCCGCGCCGAGGGCGTCGGCGGCGTCATGACGATGGTGCTCCGTAATTTCGAGGACAAGGTGAACGAACTGCTGGGCGTGCCCGTCGGGCAAGGCTGGAAGATGTCGGCCATGCTGGCCCTCGGCTACCCGCGGGGCAGGTGGGGTGTCGCGGCCAATCGTCGTCCCGTCCACGAGGTTTCATCCCGCAACCACTGGGGCAAGCCGTTCGGTGTCGAGGTGCCGCAGCCGCTGTGGTCGCCGCGGGAAACCGCCGGCCTCGCGGCGGCGGGATAA
- a CDS encoding cupin domain-containing protein, with the protein MTGSNDIGVTVVQPGAGEYVALPGFGAVFKLSSKANGGEVSIVEHPFEVGLLTAAHMHTREDEHSIVLAGEIGFRSDDSEVVLGPGGYITKPRGQMHAMWNAGSEPGRIIEVITPGGFENYFRELGELLIEHADDPAGKVLHELPEFAELADKYGLTYGSPDWMDDIAQRYGLNRPSH; encoded by the coding sequence ATGACCGGATCGAACGACATCGGGGTCACCGTGGTGCAGCCGGGGGCGGGCGAGTACGTCGCCCTCCCCGGATTCGGGGCGGTGTTCAAGCTGTCCAGCAAGGCCAACGGGGGTGAGGTGTCGATCGTCGAGCACCCGTTCGAGGTCGGCCTGCTCACGGCGGCGCACATGCACACCCGTGAGGACGAGCACTCGATCGTGCTCGCGGGCGAGATCGGCTTCCGCTCCGACGACAGCGAGGTCGTCCTCGGTCCCGGCGGCTACATCACCAAGCCCCGCGGGCAGATGCACGCGATGTGGAACGCCGGCAGCGAGCCGGGCCGCATCATCGAGGTCATCACGCCCGGCGGGTTCGAGAACTACTTCCGCGAGCTCGGTGAGCTGCTCATCGAGCACGCCGACGACCCGGCGGGCAAGGTCCTGCACGAGTTGCCCGAGTTCGCCGAGCTGGCCGACAAGTACGGGCTGACCTACGGCTCGCCCGACTGGATGGACGACATCGCCCAGCGGTACGGGCTGAACCGGCCGTCGCACTGA
- a CDS encoding glucose-6-phosphate dehydrogenase yields the protein MSELRYDFFGQIFQRYFRTAVDTYPRTGGALVEKLLTLSDDALDRLTQPRCAAIASAQAEIPNARITSELFVITQHGLVYAAELNGSRRALYYLATPRAFFDPLVDQVDGAELRGGAVVVVDARFTRDLASSGDPMDAALRRILDEHLALRVDLPA from the coding sequence ATGAGCGAGCTACGGTACGACTTTTTCGGCCAGATTTTCCAGCGGTACTTCCGCACCGCCGTCGACACATATCCGCGAACGGGTGGGGCACTCGTCGAAAAGTTACTCACGTTGAGTGACGATGCCCTGGACAGGCTGACGCAGCCCCGGTGCGCCGCAATTGCATCGGCTCAAGCCGAGATCCCGAATGCCAGAATCACCTCGGAACTTTTCGTGATCACCCAACACGGACTGGTTTATGCCGCCGAGTTGAACGGGTCGCGCCGGGCGCTGTATTACCTGGCCACACCGCGCGCATTCTTCGATCCGCTCGTCGATCAGGTCGACGGCGCCGAACTGCGCGGTGGCGCGGTAGTCGTGGTGGACGCCCGGTTCACCCGCGATCTCGCATCATCCGGGGACCCGATGGACGCCGCGCTGCGCCGGATACTCGATGAGCACTTGGCGTTGCGGGTGGACCTGCCCGCTTAG
- a CDS encoding amidase yields MTAVDDQGLVFAGVARLAQLVRGREVSPRDVVTLYLERIAQLDPVLNAFRVVLDERAMADAAQVERRLAAREVLPLAGVPVAVKDDTDVAGVSSMCGTGIDTGPVSSDSAAVRRLRAAGAVIIGKTHLPEFGAVPMCESPTWGVTRNPWDPSRTTGGSSGGSAAAVAAGMVPGALGTDGGGSVRIPAACCGLVGIKGQRGWISTKQSPERAYRFHGLHHIGALARSVADAALLHDAMAGAEPDDEIPPASPAPPLTDAVSRPPRRLRIAMSFKPVVPVPVSEEVRRPVWETAELLRSLGHEVVERDPLYPPAAILSVFVLMMHGLADEIARLPTPELLEPRIRAEGRTARLVPDRLAHRALAARDRMSERGLRPIADCDVLMTPVLAKPAVPVGHLEGIGPTRAMARVLAFMPFTPPQNYTGQPAMSIPAGVSADGLPGAVHLVGRPHDGSTLVSLAAQLESARPWAHRRPPVASYRTPGSG; encoded by the coding sequence ATGACCGCCGTTGATGATCAAGGCCTGGTTTTCGCCGGGGTGGCACGGCTGGCGCAGCTGGTCCGCGGTCGCGAGGTTTCGCCGCGGGACGTGGTGACGCTCTACTTGGAGCGGATCGCCCAACTCGACCCGGTGTTGAACGCATTTCGCGTCGTGCTGGACGAGCGGGCGATGGCCGATGCGGCGCAGGTCGAACGGCGGCTCGCCGCCCGGGAGGTGCTGCCGCTGGCGGGCGTGCCGGTTGCGGTCAAAGACGACACCGATGTGGCGGGGGTTTCGTCGATGTGCGGCACCGGGATCGATACGGGCCCGGTGAGCAGCGACAGCGCCGCGGTGCGGCGCCTCCGGGCGGCCGGGGCGGTGATCATCGGCAAGACGCATCTGCCCGAGTTCGGTGCCGTCCCGATGTGCGAGTCGCCGACCTGGGGCGTGACGCGCAATCCGTGGGATCCGTCCCGCACAACCGGGGGTTCCAGCGGTGGTTCGGCGGCCGCGGTGGCGGCCGGCATGGTGCCCGGCGCGCTGGGCACCGACGGGGGCGGGTCGGTTCGCATCCCGGCCGCGTGCTGCGGCCTGGTAGGCATCAAGGGGCAACGCGGATGGATCAGCACCAAGCAATCACCCGAGCGGGCTTACCGGTTCCACGGGCTGCACCACATCGGCGCGCTGGCCCGCAGCGTGGCCGACGCGGCGCTGCTGCACGACGCGATGGCCGGCGCCGAGCCCGACGACGAGATCCCCCCTGCGTCACCGGCACCGCCGCTGACGGACGCGGTATCGCGCCCGCCCCGTCGTCTGCGAATCGCGATGTCCTTCAAGCCGGTGGTTCCCGTGCCGGTCAGCGAGGAGGTGCGCCGGCCCGTGTGGGAAACCGCCGAGTTGCTGCGCTCGCTCGGCCACGAGGTCGTCGAGCGTGACCCACTCTATCCGCCGGCTGCGATCCTCTCGGTATTCGTGCTGATGATGCATGGCCTCGCCGATGAAATCGCCCGACTGCCCACACCCGAGCTGCTGGAACCGCGGATTCGGGCGGAGGGTCGCACCGCGCGGCTGGTCCCCGACAGGCTGGCTCACCGCGCACTGGCCGCGCGGGACCGGATGAGCGAGCGGGGTTTGCGGCCCATAGCCGATTGCGACGTGCTGATGACGCCGGTACTGGCTAAGCCTGCGGTGCCTGTCGGACACCTCGAGGGGATAGGGCCAACCCGCGCCATGGCGCGGGTGTTGGCGTTCATGCCGTTCACCCCGCCGCAGAACTACACGGGGCAACCAGCCATGTCGATTCCGGCCGGCGTCTCGGCCGACGGCCTGCCCGGAGCGGTCCATCTGGTCGGGCGACCCCACGACGGATCCACACTCGTTTCGCTTGCCGCGCAACTGGAATCAGCACGACCGTGGGCCCATCGCCGGCCACCGGTCGCGTCGTATCGCACCCCAGGGTCCGGTTGA
- a CDS encoding NAD-dependent epimerase/dehydratase family protein produces MAHTVITGASGLLGANLAAELIAQGHTVTATRRPSTDTSSLADLPIEWVCADLGSVAELRDVFTGADVVFHCAACVSTRRTVTPAISAVNVDATRAVIEAAIAVGTPRVVHTSTANTIGPTPDGTPADEQTPWGWERAGLAGAYPVTKRRGEILVQRACDKLDAVIVNPTYLVGPRDARPSSGRLIVEVANRRIPYWTPGYNNFADVCEVARGMIAAWLRGKRGERYILGGQELTYREYIERVAHVVGVDPPRRRLAYPVAWIAGKAGDLFEVVTGRETTVNSMSVGYAFTDRYRYRCDKAARELGYVVGPIEPAIRNAVAWFRARGMIPSGNIP; encoded by the coding sequence ATGGCACACACCGTGATAACCGGAGCAAGCGGGCTGCTGGGGGCCAACCTGGCCGCCGAACTGATCGCGCAGGGGCACACTGTGACCGCGACGCGACGCCCGAGCACCGATACGAGTTCGCTGGCCGATCTGCCGATCGAGTGGGTCTGCGCTGACCTCGGTTCGGTGGCAGAACTCCGCGATGTGTTCACCGGCGCCGACGTTGTCTTCCATTGCGCCGCATGCGTTTCGACCAGGCGGACGGTCACACCGGCGATCTCGGCGGTCAATGTTGACGCGACTCGAGCCGTCATCGAGGCCGCGATCGCCGTCGGTACGCCGCGGGTCGTCCACACCTCGACCGCGAACACGATCGGACCCACACCCGACGGCACACCAGCCGACGAGCAGACACCATGGGGCTGGGAGCGTGCCGGGCTGGCCGGCGCTTACCCAGTGACCAAACGGCGCGGCGAAATCCTCGTGCAGCGGGCCTGCGACAAGCTGGATGCAGTCATCGTCAACCCGACCTACCTGGTAGGCCCGCGCGATGCCAGACCCAGTTCCGGCCGTCTCATCGTCGAGGTCGCCAACCGCAGAATCCCTTATTGGACACCGGGATACAACAATTTCGCGGATGTCTGCGAGGTGGCGCGTGGCATGATCGCCGCGTGGCTGCGCGGAAAACGCGGCGAACGCTACATCCTGGGCGGCCAGGAGCTGACGTATCGCGAGTACATCGAGCGAGTGGCGCATGTGGTCGGGGTCGATCCGCCGCGCAGACGACTGGCCTATCCGGTCGCATGGATAGCAGGCAAGGCCGGCGACCTGTTCGAGGTCGTCACCGGTCGGGAAACCACAGTGAACTCGATGTCTGTCGGATACGCGTTCACCGACCGGTACCGGTACCGGTGCGACAAGGCGGCGCGAGAGCTGGGCTATGTGGTGGGACCGATTGAACCTGCAATCCGCAACGCGGTCGCGTGGTTTCGCGCTCGAGGCATGATCCCGTCCGGGAACATTCCATGA